One genomic segment of Hordeum vulgare subsp. vulgare chromosome 2H, MorexV3_pseudomolecules_assembly, whole genome shotgun sequence includes these proteins:
- the LOC123427447 gene encoding ankyrin repeat and zinc finger domain-containing protein 1-like isoform X2: MASSSPQMAAAAPEKRPPRSLFDLPPDFFDSYVLFRSHPALAPSPAEPPEPSRPAPAPLQQQQPPEAAGFRWTCNTCAGEFDSLQEQREHFKSDLHRLNVKLSVAGKSIIKEEDLEKIDSDSLFDDLEVSSVSGSEDEREDVPASDHRLSVKGKEDFRKKLFFHGHSGDTVSFWRCVLFNEHEEPFFDCKSGKMESHGSTSYVHEDEMINRVKQLACEPRNASHLRIIILTSGGHFAGCVFDGNKILANKTFHRYVVRAKAGKRQSGKDATGKVAHSAGSSLRRYNEAALKKEVQELIVSWKPYFDACVCVYIYAPSKNRQMLFDGDKAQSVLQACDIRPLPLTVHRPTLKEAKRVYNNLTQLYYETECSIMGEVLPLVENVTKSEQSTEAREEISVAPEQPISDSSISLEAMTILSSNNATTPLHEAAKAGNVEQTLELLEQGLDPCIKDERGKTPYLLASDKEVRNTFRRFMALNLDKWDWHAADVPSALTKEMEESQAVKQAEKDAKKKARAKELKKQKKAREKEKEKEKEKALASQSQPAAKGQMGKPTASVPGLKHKNPQAVALSMQAKCPSIGTATSTAALRVCISIQKCWKMTEILVVVEEHTEILWIKEELDSVDLDHVEGQPAGRPADVDPLNKSVPAGRYFAALRGPELDEVRDYEDILLPKDEVWPFLLRFPIGCFGVCLGLGSQAILWGALAASPAMGFLRVTPMINVAVWLLATAVLVATSVTYALKCVFYFEAIRREFFHPVRVNFFFTPSIAAMFLAIGLPRAFAPARLHPAVWCAFVAPLFALELKIYGQWLSGGKRRLCKVANPSSHLSVVGNFVGAILAARVGWEEAGKFLWAIGVSHYIVVFVTLYQRLPTNEALPMELHPVYSMFIATPSAAGLAWAAIYGSFDAVARTFFFMALFLYMSLVVRINFFRGFRFSIAWWSYTFPMTTASLATVKYAEAVPCFTSRALALSLSLMSTTMVSLLLVSTLLHAFYWRSLFPNDLAIAITKDRQGGAGRPHGKGRKAGKRVNDIKRWAKQVPLSVVSSITKTNSADKEEEEKTD; this comes from the exons atggcctcctcctccccccagaTGGCGGCGGCCGCGCCGGAGAAGAGACCTCCGCGCTCGCTCTTCGACCTTCCCCCGGACTTCTTCGACTCGTATGTACTCTTCCGGTCCCATCCCGCCTTGGCCCCTTCCCCAGCGGAGCCGCCCGAACCCTCcaggccggcgccggcgccgttgCAGCAGCAGCAACCGCCGGAGGCGGCGGGGTTCCGGTGGACGTGTAACACCTGTGCCGGCGAATTCGATTCGCTGCAGGAGCAGCGCGAGCACTTCAAATCCGATCTCCACCGCCTCAAC GTTAAGCTGAGTGTTGCTGGTAAATCTATTATCAAGGAAGAAGATTTGGAAAAAATTGATTCTGATTCTCTGTTTGACGATTTGGAGGTATCTAGTGTATCTGGTTCTGAGGACGAACGGGAAGACGTACCTGCATCAGATCACCGGCTCTCAGTTAAAGGCAAGGAAGACTTCAGGAAGAAACTTTTTTTTCATGGTCATTCTGGTGACACTGTTTCTTTTTGGAGATGCGTACTGTTCAATGAACATGAAGAACCATTTTTTGACTGCAAATCTGGGAAAATGGAAAGTCATGGATCTACATCATATGTGCATGAAGATGAGATGATAAATAGAGTGAAGCAGTTGGCATGTGAACCTCGCAATGCATCGCATTTGAGGATCATTATATTAACAAGTGGTGGACATTTTGCTGGATGTGTTTTTGACGGAAACAAAATATTAGCAAACAAAACATTTCATAG GTATGTTGTAAGGGCAAAGGCTGGAAAGAGGCAGTCTGGAAAAGATGCTACTGGAAAGGTTGCACACTCAGCGGGCTCTTCTCTTCGCCGCTATAACGAAGCAGCATTGAAAAAG GAAGTTCAAGAATTAATAGTTTCTTGGAAGCCATACTTTGACGCCTGTGTTTGTGTCTATATATACGCTCCATCAAAGAACCGCCAGATGCTCTTTGATGGGGATAAGGCTCAATCTGTATTGCAAGCATGTGATATtcgtccactccctttgactgttcaTCGACCCACCTTGAAAGAAGCAAAACGCGTATACAATAACCTAACACAGCTCTATTATGAGACGGAATGCTCTATCATGGGTGAAGTCTTACCCCTTGTGGAAAATGTGACAAAATCAGAACAAAGTACAGAAGCAAGGGAAGAAATAAGTGTGGCCCCTGAGCAACCTATTTCGGACTCATCAATTTCACTTGAAGCAATGACCATACTATCGTCTAATAATGCAACTACACCTCTCCATGAAGCTGCAAAGGCTGGCAATGTTGAACAAACTCTGGAATTGCTCGAGCAGGGCTTGGATCCTTGTATCAAAGATGAGAGAGGAAAGACACCTTACCTGCTGGCTTCAGACAAAGAAGTCAGAAATACATTCAGAAGATTCATGGCGCTCAACCTTGACAAATGGGATTGGCATGCTGCTGATGTGCCTAGTGCATTAACAAAGGAAATGGAAGAATCACAAGCTGTGAAACAG GCTGAGAAGGATGCCAAGAAGAAAGCCAGAGCAAAGGAACTGAAGAAACAAAAGAAAGCtagagaaaaggaaaaggaaaaggaaaaagagaag GCGCTAGCATCGCAATCACAACCTGCTGCTAAAGGCCAAATGGGCAAACCAACTGCTTCTGTGCCAGGCCTGAAACATAAGAATCCCCAGGCTGTTGCTCTTTCGATGCAG GCAAAGTGCCCTTCCATAGGTACAGCTACAAGTACTGCAGCACTACGTGTATGCATCTCCATTCAGAAATGCTGGAAGATGACTGAGATTCTTGTTGTCGTGGAGGAACACACCGAGATTTTGT GGATCAAGGAGGAGCTCGACAGCGTCGACCTGGACCACGTCGAGGGCCAGCCCGCCGGCAGGCCTGCCGACGTGGACCCTCTCAACAAGAGCGTCCCCGCCGGCCGCTACTTCGCCGCCCTCCGCGGCCCCGAGCTCGACGAAGTCCGC GACTACGAGGACATCCTGCTGCCCAAGGACGAGGTGTGGCCGTTCCTGCTGCGGTTCCCGATCGGCTGCTTCGGCGTCTGCCTGGGGCTCGGCAGCCAGGCCATCCTGTGGGGCGCGCTGGCGGCGAGCCCGGCGATGGGGTTCCTCCGCGTGACGCCCATGATCAACGTCGCCGTGTGGCTGCTGGCGACGGCGGTGCTCGTGGCCACCTCCGTCACCTACGCGCTCAAGTGCGTCTTCTACTTCGAGGCGATCCGGCGCGAGTTCTTCCACCCGGTGCGCGTCAACTTCTTCTTCACGCCGTCCATCGCCGCCATGTTCCTCGCCATCGGCCTGCCCCGCGCCTTCGCGCCGGCGAGGCTGCACCCGGCCGTCTGGTGCGCGTTCGTGGCGCCGCTCTTCGCGCTGGAGCTCAAGATCTACGGGCAGTGGCTGTCGGGCGGCAAGCGGCGGCTGTGCAAGGTGGCCAACCCGTCGTCGCACCTGTCCGTGGTGGGCAACTTCGTGGGCGCCATCCTGGCGGCGAGGGTCGGGTGGGAGGAGGCCGGCAAGTTCCTCTGGGCCATCGGCGTCTCCCActacatcgtcgtcttcgtcacgCTCTACCAGCGCCTGCCCACCAACGAGGCGCTGCCCATGGAGCTGCACCCGGTCTACTCCATGTTCATCGCCACGCCCTCCGCCGCCGGCCTCGCCTGGGCCGCCATCTACGGCAGCTTCGACGCCGTCGCGCGCACCTTCTTCTTCATGGCGCTCTTCCTCTACATGTCACTCGTCGTGCGCATCAACTTCTTCCGTGGCTTCCG GTTCTCCATCGCATGGTGGTCCTACACGTTTCCCATGACGACGGCGTCGCTGGCCACCGTCAAGTACGCCGAGGCCGTGCCGTGCTTCACGAGCAGAGCCCTCGCGCTGAGCCTGTCCCTCATGTCGACGACCATGGTGTCGCTGCTGCTCGTGTCGACGCTCCTGCACGCCTTCTACTGGCGGTCGCTCTTCCCCAACGACCtggccatcgccatcaccaaggaccggcagggcggcgcggggaggccgcACGGCAAGGGGAGGAAGGCCGGCAAGAGGGTGAACGACATCAAGCGGTGGGCCAAGCAGGTGCCGCTCTCGGTCGTCTCCTCCATCACCAAGACCAACTCTGCAgacaaggaggaagaggagaaaacaGACTAG
- the LOC123427447 gene encoding ankyrin repeat and zinc finger domain-containing protein 1-like isoform X1, giving the protein MASSSPQMAAAAPEKRPPRSLFDLPPDFFDSYVLFRSHPALAPSPAEPPEPSRPAPAPLQQQQPPEAAGFRWTCNTCAGEFDSLQEQREHFKSDLHRLNVKLSVAGKSIIKEEDLEKIDSDSLFDDLEVSSVSGSEDEREDVPASDHRLSVKGKEDFRKKLFFHGHSGDTVSFWRCVLFNEHEEPFFDCKSGKMESHGSTSYVHEDEMINRVKQLACEPRNASHLRIIILTSGGHFAGCVFDGNKILANKTFHRYVVRAKAGKRQSGKDATGKVAHSAGSSLRRYNEAALKKEVQELIVSWKPYFDACVCVYIYAPSKNRQMLFDGDKAQSVLQACDIRPLPLTVHRPTLKEAKRVYNNLTQLYYETECSIMGEVLPLVENVTKSEQSTEAREEISVAPEQPISDSSISLEAMTILSSNNATTPLHEAAKAGNVEQTLELLEQGLDPCIKDERGKTPYLLASDKEVRNTFRRFMALNLDKWDWHAADVPSALTKEMEESQAVKQAEKDAKKKARAKELKKQKKAREKEKEKEKEKALASQSQPAAKGQMGKPTASVPGLKHKNPQAVALSMQEERDRKLADEREKRAAAAERRLAALAVQSGSTSGAAAAAAGSSTQTTSAANDATCSCCFSSLAGKVPFHRYSYKYCSTTCMHLHSEMLEDD; this is encoded by the exons atggcctcctcctccccccagaTGGCGGCGGCCGCGCCGGAGAAGAGACCTCCGCGCTCGCTCTTCGACCTTCCCCCGGACTTCTTCGACTCGTATGTACTCTTCCGGTCCCATCCCGCCTTGGCCCCTTCCCCAGCGGAGCCGCCCGAACCCTCcaggccggcgccggcgccgttgCAGCAGCAGCAACCGCCGGAGGCGGCGGGGTTCCGGTGGACGTGTAACACCTGTGCCGGCGAATTCGATTCGCTGCAGGAGCAGCGCGAGCACTTCAAATCCGATCTCCACCGCCTCAAC GTTAAGCTGAGTGTTGCTGGTAAATCTATTATCAAGGAAGAAGATTTGGAAAAAATTGATTCTGATTCTCTGTTTGACGATTTGGAGGTATCTAGTGTATCTGGTTCTGAGGACGAACGGGAAGACGTACCTGCATCAGATCACCGGCTCTCAGTTAAAGGCAAGGAAGACTTCAGGAAGAAACTTTTTTTTCATGGTCATTCTGGTGACACTGTTTCTTTTTGGAGATGCGTACTGTTCAATGAACATGAAGAACCATTTTTTGACTGCAAATCTGGGAAAATGGAAAGTCATGGATCTACATCATATGTGCATGAAGATGAGATGATAAATAGAGTGAAGCAGTTGGCATGTGAACCTCGCAATGCATCGCATTTGAGGATCATTATATTAACAAGTGGTGGACATTTTGCTGGATGTGTTTTTGACGGAAACAAAATATTAGCAAACAAAACATTTCATAG GTATGTTGTAAGGGCAAAGGCTGGAAAGAGGCAGTCTGGAAAAGATGCTACTGGAAAGGTTGCACACTCAGCGGGCTCTTCTCTTCGCCGCTATAACGAAGCAGCATTGAAAAAG GAAGTTCAAGAATTAATAGTTTCTTGGAAGCCATACTTTGACGCCTGTGTTTGTGTCTATATATACGCTCCATCAAAGAACCGCCAGATGCTCTTTGATGGGGATAAGGCTCAATCTGTATTGCAAGCATGTGATATtcgtccactccctttgactgttcaTCGACCCACCTTGAAAGAAGCAAAACGCGTATACAATAACCTAACACAGCTCTATTATGAGACGGAATGCTCTATCATGGGTGAAGTCTTACCCCTTGTGGAAAATGTGACAAAATCAGAACAAAGTACAGAAGCAAGGGAAGAAATAAGTGTGGCCCCTGAGCAACCTATTTCGGACTCATCAATTTCACTTGAAGCAATGACCATACTATCGTCTAATAATGCAACTACACCTCTCCATGAAGCTGCAAAGGCTGGCAATGTTGAACAAACTCTGGAATTGCTCGAGCAGGGCTTGGATCCTTGTATCAAAGATGAGAGAGGAAAGACACCTTACCTGCTGGCTTCAGACAAAGAAGTCAGAAATACATTCAGAAGATTCATGGCGCTCAACCTTGACAAATGGGATTGGCATGCTGCTGATGTGCCTAGTGCATTAACAAAGGAAATGGAAGAATCACAAGCTGTGAAACAG GCTGAGAAGGATGCCAAGAAGAAAGCCAGAGCAAAGGAACTGAAGAAACAAAAGAAAGCtagagaaaaggaaaaggaaaaggaaaaagagaag GCGCTAGCATCGCAATCACAACCTGCTGCTAAAGGCCAAATGGGCAAACCAACTGCTTCTGTGCCAGGCCTGAAACATAAGAATCCCCAGGCTGTTGCTCTTTCGATGCAG GAGGAACGAGACCGAAAGCTCGCCGACGAAAGAGAGAAACGAGCAGCGGCAGCGGAAAGAAGACTCGCTGCCCTAGCAGTCCAATCAGGCAGCACATCAGGGGCTGCTGCTGCGGCGGCGGGCAGCTCCACGCAGACAACATCAGCGGCAAACGACGCGACATGTTCATGCTGTTTTTCGTCCCTGGCAGGCAAAGTGCCCTTCCATAGGTACAGCTACAAGTACTGCAGCACTACGTGTATGCATCTCCATTCAGAAATGCTGGAAGATGACTGA